Proteins encoded together in one Balaenoptera ricei isolate mBalRic1 chromosome 2, mBalRic1.hap2, whole genome shotgun sequence window:
- the NDN gene encoding necdin, with protein MSEQSKDVCDPNFAAEASNSEVHSSPGVPGGPSLPASQATIFPGPESPPVGPPDAPLVSPAPQAPSEEGDPKALQQAAEEGRAHQAPSAAQPGPAPPAPAQLVQKAHELMWYVLVKDQKRMIIWFPDMVKDVIGSYKKWCRSILRRTSLILARVFGLHLRLTSLHTMEFSLVKALEPEELDRVALSNRMPMTGLLLMILSLIYVKGRGARESAVWNVLRILGLRPWKKHSTFGDVRKLITEEFVQQNYLKYQRVPHVEPPEYEFFWGSRASREISKMQIMEFLARVFKKDPQAWPSRYREALEEARALREANPTAHCPRNSVSED; from the coding sequence ATGTCCGAACAAAGTAAGGATGTGTGCGACCCCAACTTTGCAGCCGAGGCCTCCAACTCCGAGGTGCACAGCAGCCCCGGGGTTCCCGGAGGACCCTCTCTGCCCGCGTCTCAGGCCACGATCTTCCCAGGGCCGGAGAGCCCTCCCGTAGGCCCGCCCGACGCCCCTCTGGTCTCGCCGGCGCCCCAGGCCCCAAGCGAAGAGGGCGACCCGAAGGCCCTGCAGCAGGCCGCGGAGGAAGGCCGCGCCCACCAGGCCCCGAGCGCAGCGCAGCCCGGCCCGGCGCCGCCGGCCCCGGCCCAGCTGGTGCAGAAGGCGCACGAGCTCATGTGGTACGTGCTGGTCAAGGACCAGAAGAGGATGATCATCTGGTTCCCAGACATGGTGAAGGATGTCATCGGCAGTTACAAGAAGTGGTGCAGAAGCATCCTCCGGCGCACCAGCCTCATCCTCGCCCGGGTGTTCGGGCTGCACCTGAGGCTGACTAGCCTGCACACCATGGAGTTCTCGCTGGTCAAAGCTCTGGAGCCCGAGGAGCTGGACAGGGTCGCTCTGAGCAACCGCATGCCGATGACAGGCCTCCTGCTGATGATCCTGAGCCTCATCTACGTGAAGGGTCGCGGCGCCCGAGAGAGTGCCGTCTGGAACGTGCTGCGCATCCTAGGGCTGAGGCCTTGGAAGAAGCACTCCACTTTCGGAGACGTGAGAAAGCTCATCACCGAGGAGTTCGTCCAGCAGAACTACCTGAAGTACCAGCGCGTCCCCCACGTCGAGCCCCCTGAGTACGAGTTCTTCTGGGGCTCCCGGGCCAGCCGTGAAATCAGCAAGATGCAGATCATGGAGTTCCTGGCCAGGGTCTTTAAGAAAGATCCCCAGGCCTGGCCTTCCCGCTACAGGGAAGCACTGGAAGAGGCCAGAGCCCTGCGGGAGGCCAACCCCACTGCCCACTGCCCCCGCAACAGTGTCTCCGAGGACTAG